The Aeromicrobium tamlense nucleotide sequence AGCGCGAGCTGCGCGACTGGCTCTACGGCCGCCAGGACGACACCGCCACCTTCGCCACCGCCCTGCGCGACCTCGCCGCCGAGGTCGAGGCCAACCACCGCGTCCCGGTGGAGGTCGTCACGGTCGGCGACGCCGCGCCCGACGACGGCCTCCGTGCCCTGCTCGCCGCCACCGGCGAGGCCGTGGTGAACGCCGCGAAGCACTCCGGCGCGAGCCGGGTCGACGTCTACGCCGAGCGCGTCGCGAACGGCTCGGGCGACCGGATGGAGGTCTTCGTCCGCGACCGCGGCACCGGCTTCGACCCCGACGCGGTCCCCGCCGACCGGCTCGGCGTGAAGAACTCGATCATCGGCCGCGCCGAGCGCCACGGCGGCACGGCGCGCGTCCGCAGCACCCCCGAGGACGGCACCGAGGTCGCCCTCACCATGCCGGTCTCGCCCGGCGACAAGGAGAGCGCATGACCGTCCTGTCCGTGCTGGTCGTCGACGACCACGCGATGTTCCGCACCGGCGTCCGTGCCGAGCTCGAACGGCTCGGCAGCGGGCGCGTCGAGGTCGTCGGCGAGGCCGAGGACGTCGACACCGCCGTCGCCGCGATCTCGGACCTGCGTCCCGACGTCGTGCTGCTCGACGTGCACCTGCCGGGCGGCGGCGGCCCCGAGGTCATCCGGCGCGCGGGCGCGTCCACCACGTTCCTGGCGCTGTCGGTCAGCGACGCCGCCGAGGACGTCATCGGCGTGATCCGCGCCGGTGCGCGGGGCTACGTCACCAAGAACATCTCGGCGCCCGAGCTGCTCGACGCGATCGACCGCGTCGCCGGCGGCGACGCCGTGTTCAGCCCGCGCCTGGCCGGGTTCGTCCTCGACGCGTTCGCCGGCACGATCGCCGTCGCGCAGGTCGACGAGGACCTCGACCGCCTCACCGAGCGCGAGCGCGAGGTCATGCGGCTCATCGCGCGCGGCTACGCGTACAAGGAGGTCGCGAAGGAGCTGTTCATCTCCGTCAAGACCGTCGAGACCCACGTCTCGAGCGTGCTGCGCAAGCTCCAGCTCTCCAGCCGCCACGAGCTGACCCGCTGGGCCAACGACCGCCGCCTCATCTGACCTCGCGCGCCCCTCCCCCACTTTTGGAGCGGGATGCACGCTTTCGGGCACGAGGAAGGTTCATCCCGTTCCAGAAGTGGAGGGGGGTCCGGCGCGTAGGACTGACGTGACCGATTCGCCGGACAGGATCGCCGTGCCTTCGTACGGTGGACGTTCCCCCCGGAGAAGGAGCGAACGTGCGCAAGATCCTGATCGCCGTCATGATGACGAGCTCCCTCGTGCTGGCATCCGCGCCGGCCGAGTCGGCCCCGAAGTTCAAGAACTGCAAGGCCCTCAACAAGAAGTACCCGCACGGCGTGGGCATGCCCGGCGCGAAGGACAAGACCTCGGGCAAGCCGGTCACCAACTTCAAGCGCAGCAAGGCGCTCTACCAGGCCAACAAGGGCAAGGACCGCGACAAGGACAGGATCGCCTGCGAGA carries:
- a CDS encoding excalibur calcium-binding domain-containing protein, with amino-acid sequence MRKILIAVMMTSSLVLASAPAESAPKFKNCKALNKKYPHGVGMPGAKDKTSGKPVTNFKRSKALYQANKGKDRDKDRIACEKR
- a CDS encoding LuxR C-terminal-related transcriptional regulator, producing MTVLSVLVVDDHAMFRTGVRAELERLGSGRVEVVGEAEDVDTAVAAISDLRPDVVLLDVHLPGGGGPEVIRRAGASTTFLALSVSDAAEDVIGVIRAGARGYVTKNISAPELLDAIDRVAGGDAVFSPRLAGFVLDAFAGTIAVAQVDEDLDRLTEREREVMRLIARGYAYKEVAKELFISVKTVETHVSSVLRKLQLSSRHELTRWANDRRLI